From Variimorphobacter saccharofermentans, one genomic window encodes:
- a CDS encoding M23 family metallopeptidase, with translation MVGHFKAKHIILCELIVLCILASAIIKQNIDKEAAAFASMYDKEKEYIKWVNFDVTCKALEQAYKADVESQTEEVKLNWIELLACLGNKYGGDFSRYKDKHLKELVDKLKSKEETIESITENMKYYDYYYEAYNAVLGGMVGKYKIEVPDDTVPGGKRWEEKYGLKVFLPIAKYYPFSHFDDFGVSRSYGFKRKHLGHDMMGQVGTPIISVESGIVEALGWNQYGGWRIGIRSFDKKRYYYYAHLRKNFPYNKSLQVGSIVQAGDVIGYLGRTGYSSSENANNIQTPHLHFGLQLIFDESQKEGMNEIWIDCYDLILFLSRNRCETVKDPETKEYHRVYQYIDPIAEHYINHSIYKYNDAEFEIHIYE, from the coding sequence ATGGTCGGACATTTCAAAGCAAAACATATTATTCTCTGCGAGCTAATCGTTTTATGTATCCTGGCATCTGCCATTATCAAACAGAATATTGATAAGGAGGCCGCTGCCTTTGCATCAATGTACGATAAGGAAAAGGAATATATTAAATGGGTGAACTTTGATGTTACCTGCAAAGCTTTAGAGCAAGCTTATAAAGCTGACGTCGAGTCCCAAACCGAGGAGGTAAAACTAAACTGGATTGAACTACTTGCCTGCCTCGGTAATAAATATGGTGGAGACTTTTCAAGATATAAGGATAAGCATCTGAAAGAGCTGGTAGATAAATTAAAATCAAAGGAAGAAACCATTGAGTCCATAACAGAGAATATGAAATACTATGATTATTATTATGAAGCTTATAATGCTGTATTAGGAGGTATGGTAGGAAAATATAAAATTGAAGTCCCGGATGATACGGTTCCCGGAGGAAAGCGATGGGAAGAAAAGTATGGTCTTAAAGTGTTCCTCCCAATCGCAAAATATTATCCCTTTAGTCATTTTGATGATTTCGGAGTGTCCAGAAGCTATGGATTTAAAAGAAAGCATTTAGGACATGATATGATGGGTCAGGTCGGGACGCCTATCATTTCGGTAGAATCCGGTATTGTTGAGGCCCTTGGTTGGAATCAATATGGTGGATGGCGTATTGGCATTCGTTCCTTTGATAAAAAACGTTATTACTACTATGCCCATCTTAGAAAGAACTTTCCTTATAATAAATCTTTACAGGTAGGTAGTATTGTTCAGGCAGGTGATGTCATTGGGTATCTTGGAAGAACCGGCTATAGTAGCTCAGAAAATGCGAATAATATTCAAACACCCCATCTTCATTTTGGTTTGCAATTAATCTTCGATGAGTCACAAAAGGAAGGAATGAATGAAATCTGGATTGACTGCTATGATTTAATTCTTTTCTTGAGCCGTAACCGTTGTGAAACTGTGAAAGATCCGGAAACTAAGGAATACCACAGAGTTTATCAATACATCGATCCAATTGCAGAGCATTATATCAATCACAGTATTTACAAATATAATGATGCGGAATTTGAGATTCATATCTATGAATAA
- a CDS encoding GerAB/ArcD/ProY family transporter codes for MNREVSLRQITFMFLFISVSTILRQVPTALAQEAGRSGYLSPLWSIFATIPLTAIIILLIRSFPGLNLYEIMVQLFGKFISKILVLAYLLWILLALTAKVSIYSMTMQFTLMPKTSSEFFMVILFIIVFYALLHGMKTIFRFSELTLGTVLILFAILFLCAFTRIRSDYLYPVSTIHLPETIVASRNVITVGGNIIIALFFADKFGIRITSQHIRKLWFGILTFTILSFVITFFTFGISGTSLTADLPFPFYITVKSISFFNIFERFEVLVTLICILSDFIAICIFTVLFLRCFEWLFHIQEDCYFLYAPLSMIVFYLTYYISSTQFEFRFLYQNLIVNLNLVFQYVIPLFMAFICLIRRKKIVKQN; via the coding sequence ATGAATAGAGAAGTATCATTACGACAGATTACCTTTATGTTCCTATTTATATCAGTGTCTACCATCCTAAGACAAGTACCAACTGCACTTGCCCAAGAGGCAGGCAGAAGTGGATATCTCAGCCCATTATGGTCTATATTTGCTACGATTCCGCTTACTGCCATTATTATTTTACTTATTCGTTCCTTTCCAGGACTGAATTTGTATGAAATTATGGTTCAGTTATTTGGTAAGTTCATTTCGAAAATACTGGTTTTGGCATATTTATTATGGATTTTACTTGCTCTTACAGCGAAAGTATCCATCTACAGTATGACCATGCAATTTACCTTGATGCCGAAGACTAGTTCTGAGTTTTTTATGGTCATTCTTTTTATCATAGTATTTTATGCGTTATTACATGGAATGAAGACGATTTTTCGTTTCTCAGAGCTTACATTGGGAACTGTTCTTATATTATTTGCTATATTATTCTTGTGTGCGTTTACCAGAATACGCTCGGATTATTTGTACCCGGTGTCAACGATACATTTACCAGAGACGATTGTTGCATCCCGTAATGTTATTACTGTTGGAGGAAATATCATTATTGCACTCTTTTTTGCAGATAAGTTTGGAATTCGTATTACTTCACAACATATAAGAAAGCTATGGTTTGGGATTCTTACCTTTACAATCCTCTCCTTTGTCATAACCTTTTTTACATTTGGTATCTCAGGAACCAGTTTAACGGCAGATTTGCCTTTTCCATTCTATATCACAGTAAAAAGCATCTCCTTTTTTAATATTTTTGAACGGTTTGAGGTTCTTGTTACCTTGATATGTATACTTTCTGATTTTATTGCTATTTGTATTTTTACTGTATTATTTTTACGGTGCTTTGAATGGCTTTTTCATATTCAGGAAGACTGTTATTTTCTTTATGCTCCTTTGTCAATGATTGTATTTTATTTAACCTATTATATTAGCAGTACCCAGTTTGAATTCCGGTTTTTATATCAGAATTTGATTGTAAATCTCAACCTTGTGTTCCAGTATGTTATACCATTATTTATGGCATTTATTTGCCTAATACGAAGAAAGAAGATAGTGAAACAGAATTAA
- a CDS encoding Ger(x)C family spore germination protein: MSRREIDEINLALVICIDHFEGEYVVNALYSTGGGADPEKGAGSGEEELAEGKGATPYEALEDLKDKNKKAISIAQAGSFLIGQEAAEMGLDRCLDFLSRDETIKMEALIYIIKDRKASDFVKQGIENDQIIHEDLEAIEQKQQEILTRNDNTMVNILNDMKQSLSSTLIPYLIAEESGYVIEGYAVFDELKLSDYLDRETSDGVNFIKNIMRSYPIYLQDQASLMVSYTKTKLKAELRNKKVVVTIKMDFETMMKEVLTKGNIFIPEVLERLTDQQNQYILSIIEKPVNYSINTGRDILGLARVIENQNYNEWESIEGDWSERIAKIEYRYQLKSKISKSFILGTY; the protein is encoded by the coding sequence ATGAGCAGAAGAGAAATTGATGAAATAAATCTAGCACTGGTTATTTGTATCGATCATTTCGAAGGAGAATATGTGGTGAATGCTCTGTATAGTACAGGTGGAGGTGCAGACCCTGAAAAGGGTGCCGGTTCTGGAGAGGAAGAGCTGGCTGAGGGGAAAGGTGCAACTCCCTATGAGGCTTTAGAGGATCTAAAGGATAAGAATAAGAAAGCAATCTCCATTGCCCAGGCTGGATCCTTTCTCATAGGACAGGAAGCAGCAGAAATGGGACTTGATCGATGCTTGGACTTTTTATCCAGGGATGAAACAATTAAAATGGAAGCTTTAATTTATATTATAAAGGATAGAAAGGCTTCTGATTTCGTAAAACAGGGAATTGAAAATGATCAAATCATACATGAGGATTTGGAAGCAATCGAGCAAAAGCAGCAGGAAATACTCACCAGAAATGACAACACCATGGTTAATATACTAAATGATATGAAACAGAGCTTATCCAGTACATTAATCCCATATCTTATCGCGGAAGAGTCCGGTTATGTTATCGAGGGCTATGCTGTATTTGATGAATTAAAGCTTAGTGATTATCTTGACCGTGAAACCTCGGATGGTGTTAATTTTATCAAAAACATCATGCGTAGTTATCCGATCTATTTACAGGATCAGGCAAGTTTAATGGTTTCCTATACGAAAACAAAGCTAAAGGCCGAATTGAGGAATAAAAAGGTAGTTGTAACCATCAAAATGGACTTTGAAACAATGATGAAGGAAGTTCTCACAAAGGGAAATATATTTATTCCTGAAGTATTGGAGAGGCTTACGGACCAGCAGAATCAATACATTTTGTCAATAATTGAGAAACCGGTGAACTATTCCATCAATACAGGAAGAGATATCCTTGGTCTGGCCAGAGTCATCGAAAATCAGAATTATAATGAATGGGAAAGCATAGAGGGAGATTGGTCGGAACGGATTGCAAAGATAGAATACCGTTATCAATTGAAATCGAAAATATCAAAATCATTCATATTGGGAACATATTAA
- a CDS encoding spore germination protein, with amino-acid sequence MEQIINSKQIKELFSKSGDVLIRPIKLNQNSITLHLFCVDGLINSQLVDEAILTELISDDNLKDLSTERQVMDYLLSGGSYHVFTKEEGDYQLLLKYVLSGMVAFIFDGEQKAIVYDIRMFDKRSISEPNEEMVLKGAKDAFIEVMRVNTALIRRRIRSEYLVVESLSVGRVSKTDMSLVYMSNIANMDTVNKIRDIIKKIDIDNISTPAFIEEYLIENKKSLFPQIMYSQRPDRISANLSDGRIALVVDGIPFVYLLPCQLVMLMQSPEDYANHFIVGSSLRMIRYIAMIITLFLPAFYIAATTYQNQMLPVQLALSTQAAKQNVPFSSATEVLGLLIAFEILIEAGLRLPKTVGTAMSILGGLVVGQSAVTANILSPLVVVIVSLAGIAGFIMPNQDLSSGIRVIRFTFSLLAALAGFFGLAIGLILLFTHLCSLDNYGVAYLSPFVDIDESNHKDTLFRYPIRYFTKRPQKIASENRIKQNDREKIAKYEN; translated from the coding sequence ATGGAACAGATTATTAATTCAAAACAGATAAAAGAGCTTTTCTCTAAAAGTGGAGATGTATTGATTCGTCCGATAAAGCTTAATCAGAATAGTATTACACTCCATCTTTTCTGTGTAGATGGATTAATTAATTCGCAATTAGTAGATGAGGCAATCCTTACAGAGCTTATATCAGATGATAATTTAAAGGATCTCAGTACAGAACGACAGGTAATGGACTATCTCTTAAGCGGTGGATCCTATCATGTATTTACAAAGGAGGAAGGGGATTATCAATTATTATTAAAATATGTTCTTAGCGGAATGGTCGCATTCATTTTTGATGGGGAGCAAAAAGCAATTGTATACGACATTCGTATGTTTGATAAGCGCTCCATATCAGAGCCGAATGAGGAAATGGTACTAAAAGGAGCTAAAGATGCCTTTATTGAAGTTATGAGAGTTAATACGGCTTTAATTCGTCGAAGAATTCGCTCAGAATATCTGGTTGTTGAAAGTCTTAGTGTAGGCAGGGTGTCTAAAACGGATATGTCGTTAGTTTACATGAGTAATATAGCAAATATGGACACCGTAAATAAGATAAGAGATATAATCAAAAAAATTGATATTGATAATATCTCAACACCTGCATTTATTGAGGAATATTTGATTGAAAACAAAAAGAGTCTATTTCCTCAGATTATGTATTCACAGCGTCCGGACAGAATATCGGCCAATCTTTCTGATGGAAGAATTGCATTAGTTGTAGATGGCATTCCATTTGTATATTTATTGCCATGCCAGCTTGTGATGCTGATGCAGTCACCGGAGGATTATGCAAACCACTTTATTGTAGGATCATCTTTGCGTATGATCCGATATATAGCGATGATTATCACTCTGTTTCTACCTGCATTTTATATTGCTGCAACAACCTATCAAAATCAGATGCTACCGGTACAATTAGCCCTATCGACACAGGCAGCTAAGCAAAATGTACCGTTTTCTTCGGCTACAGAGGTGCTGGGGCTTTTGATCGCATTTGAAATACTGATTGAAGCTGGTTTAAGACTGCCTAAGACGGTAGGAACCGCTATGTCAATTCTGGGCGGTCTGGTTGTGGGACAGTCCGCTGTAACAGCGAATATATTATCCCCCTTGGTTGTTGTCATAGTGTCACTTGCTGGTATCGCAGGATTTATTATGCCGAACCAGGACTTAAGCAGTGGGATTCGGGTTATACGCTTTACCTTCTCACTGTTAGCTGCTTTAGCAGGCTTTTTTGGCTTGGCCATAGGATTGATTCTTCTATTTACTCATCTATGCAGTCTTGATAACTATGGAGTTGCTTATTTATCTCCTTTTGTAGACATCGATGAAAGTAATCATAAGGATACATTATTTCGATACCCCATTCGATATTTTACGAAGAGACCACAGAAGATTGCATCAGAGAACCGTATAAAACAAAATGACAGGGAGAAGATAGCAAAATATGAAAATTAA
- a CDS encoding DUF6514 family protein, which translates to MIEQSLKYKSIKVKVDNLQVVYNLIFKNTLYSIECYKEDYDMDNNVNYCLIEDITDDEGEAETFLRMMAKGKVYPVHISAMAEDYF; encoded by the coding sequence ATGATAGAACAATCGCTAAAGTACAAATCGATAAAAGTGAAAGTTGATAATTTACAAGTAGTTTATAATCTTATATTTAAAAACACCCTCTATAGCATAGAGTGCTATAAAGAAGACTATGATATGGATAATAATGTGAATTATTGTCTGATAGAGGATATTACTGATGATGAAGGTGAAGCTGAGACATTTTTACGTATGATGGCAAAGGGAAAAGTTTATCCTGTACATATTTCAGCTATGGCTGAAGATTACTTTTAA
- the nifJ gene encoding pyruvate:ferredoxin (flavodoxin) oxidoreductase, protein MSKIIMTVDGNTAASYAAYAFTEVAAIYPITPSSGMAEVVDEWAAHGRKNIFGQEVNVVEMQSEAGAAGAFHGSLQAGALTTTFTASQGLLLMIPNMYKAAGELLPGVIHVSARAIATHALSIFGDHQDVMATRQTGCAMLASGSVQEVVDLAPIAHLSAIKGRLPFVHFFDGFRTSHEVQKIEALEYRDYADMVDMEAIKSFRERALSPNHPSIRGTAQNSDIYFQGREVSNPFYENIIPIVEEYMAKMTEYTGREYHLFDYYGPEDAEYVIVAMGSVTQTIEQTIDYFNKQGEKYGLVKVRLYRPFSVEHFLNCLPKTVKKIAVLDRTKEPGAIGEPLYLDVCACFRGNANAPEIYGGRYGLASKDTNATHIKAVYKNLKEEKPKNWFTIGIDDDVTKTSLAPVKEIQVEPEGMISCQIWGLGSDGTVGANKEAIKIIGDNSDLNVQAYFDYDSKKSGGITISNLRFGKEPIKSTYLVSHADYVACHNQSYVNKYDLLQSIKPGGVFVLNTQWTEEELDENLPNIMKKQLAEKNVQFYTINAIGIAEEIGLGNRINMIMQGAFFKLTNVLPEDIYVKELKARIKKLYGKKGEKVVKMNEEAVDQGIKSVKKVSIPKEWGSLDSEKQSGVEEPDFIRKIMRPMSELKGGDLPVSAFVGREDGTFPSGTTAYEKRGIAVNVPEWIEERCIQCNQCSFVCPHAVIRPFLLDDEELSKAPDTFVVKKASGKNLEGYHYKIQISPMDCTGCGNCADVCPAKGKALIMQPIGTQIPMQIENWKFAVENVSFKENVAYGPAYKDSQFKAPLIEFSGACAGCGETPYVKLLTQLFGERMMIANATGCSSIWAASAPSTAYTINREGKGPSWANSLFEDNAEFGFGMYLAVKQIRNKLEDNMRKLNTMNIEEKIKEAFHDWIHYKQDGKASEEASKKVLDVLENFVSTDVEITQLVQEIKDNRDYLTKRSVWLIGGDGWAYDIGYGGLDHVMASGEDINVLVFDTEVYSNTGGQSSKSTPTGAIAKFAASGKKQGKKDLGRMMMTYGNVYVAQVGINADNTQLIRAFREAEEHHGPSIIIAYAPCINHGIKEGMGRSMATIKKAVQSGYWHLYRYNPGLKIEGKNPFILDSKEPTESFREFILGQVRYSALEKSFPEQAEELFRQSERLAKERYEIYKQMAGADPININVDWETV, encoded by the coding sequence ATGTCTAAGATAATAATGACAGTGGATGGAAATACAGCAGCATCTTATGCAGCCTATGCTTTTACTGAAGTAGCTGCAATATATCCCATTACACCATCCTCAGGTATGGCAGAAGTAGTCGATGAATGGGCTGCTCATGGAAGAAAGAATATATTTGGACAGGAGGTGAATGTGGTAGAAATGCAATCGGAAGCCGGAGCGGCAGGAGCATTTCATGGTTCGTTACAGGCAGGAGCATTAACTACGACATTTACAGCATCCCAAGGATTATTGCTAATGATACCCAATATGTATAAAGCAGCAGGGGAGTTATTACCGGGAGTAATTCATGTGAGTGCCAGAGCTATTGCCACTCATGCTCTGAGTATTTTCGGTGATCATCAGGATGTAATGGCAACAAGACAGACAGGCTGTGCAATGCTGGCATCAGGATCCGTACAGGAGGTAGTGGACCTTGCTCCCATCGCTCATCTATCAGCGATTAAAGGAAGATTACCATTTGTTCATTTCTTTGATGGCTTTCGTACCTCCCATGAGGTCCAAAAAATAGAAGCACTGGAATATCGCGATTATGCGGATATGGTGGACATGGAGGCAATTAAAAGCTTTCGAGAACGTGCACTTTCACCTAATCACCCATCGATTCGTGGTACGGCGCAAAATTCCGATATTTACTTTCAGGGTAGAGAGGTTTCGAATCCCTTTTATGAGAATATCATTCCAATTGTGGAAGAATACATGGCAAAAATGACGGAGTATACCGGTAGAGAGTATCATTTGTTTGATTACTATGGTCCGGAGGATGCGGAATATGTCATTGTGGCTATGGGTTCCGTAACTCAGACAATAGAACAAACCATAGACTATTTTAATAAGCAGGGCGAAAAATATGGCTTAGTAAAGGTAAGATTATATCGACCATTTTCTGTAGAGCATTTTCTGAACTGTTTACCTAAGACGGTAAAGAAAATAGCTGTTTTAGACCGCACGAAGGAGCCAGGAGCTATAGGAGAGCCTCTATATCTTGATGTATGTGCATGCTTCCGAGGTAATGCCAATGCACCGGAAATCTATGGAGGAAGATATGGACTAGCTTCGAAGGACACCAATGCGACTCATATTAAAGCCGTGTATAAAAATCTGAAAGAAGAAAAGCCCAAGAACTGGTTTACCATTGGAATTGACGATGATGTGACAAAGACCTCATTAGCTCCTGTAAAGGAAATCCAGGTAGAACCGGAGGGCATGATTTCCTGCCAGATATGGGGATTGGGATCCGATGGTACTGTTGGAGCAAACAAGGAAGCAATTAAGATTATCGGTGATAATTCAGATCTAAATGTACAGGCATATTTTGATTATGATTCAAAAAAATCCGGTGGTATCACCATATCGAACCTTCGATTTGGAAAAGAACCAATCAAGTCAACCTACCTGGTATCCCATGCGGATTATGTGGCATGCCATAACCAATCCTATGTGAACAAATATGATTTATTACAAAGCATAAAACCAGGCGGGGTGTTTGTACTGAATACACAATGGACGGAAGAAGAGCTGGATGAAAATCTGCCAAATATCATGAAAAAGCAATTAGCTGAAAAGAATGTCCAATTCTATACCATTAATGCAATTGGCATTGCAGAGGAGATTGGACTTGGAAATCGTATTAATATGATAATGCAGGGTGCTTTCTTCAAGCTAACAAACGTCTTGCCAGAGGATATATACGTAAAAGAGCTTAAGGCTCGTATCAAAAAGTTGTATGGTAAAAAAGGCGAAAAAGTTGTTAAAATGAATGAGGAAGCCGTTGATCAGGGTATAAAATCGGTGAAGAAGGTATCGATCCCCAAGGAGTGGGGAAGCTTAGATTCGGAAAAACAATCCGGTGTGGAAGAACCGGATTTTATCAGAAAGATTATGCGACCTATGTCAGAGCTGAAGGGTGGAGATTTACCTGTCAGTGCATTTGTGGGGCGTGAGGATGGTACCTTCCCCAGCGGTACTACTGCATATGAGAAACGTGGTATTGCAGTGAATGTTCCAGAGTGGATTGAAGAACGCTGTATCCAATGTAATCAATGCTCCTTTGTATGCCCACATGCTGTTATCCGCCCATTCTTATTGGATGATGAGGAACTTAGTAAGGCACCGGATACCTTTGTGGTGAAAAAAGCAAGTGGTAAGAATTTGGAAGGATATCATTATAAAATACAGATCAGTCCCATGGACTGTACTGGCTGTGGCAACTGTGCAGATGTCTGCCCTGCGAAAGGAAAAGCATTAATTATGCAACCAATTGGGACTCAGATACCAATGCAAATTGAAAACTGGAAGTTTGCAGTTGAAAATGTCAGCTTCAAAGAGAATGTTGCATATGGTCCTGCCTATAAGGACAGTCAATTTAAAGCACCACTGATTGAATTTTCAGGTGCATGCGCTGGCTGTGGGGAGACTCCGTATGTGAAGCTTCTAACTCAGTTATTTGGAGAGCGAATGATGATTGCTAACGCTACAGGGTGTTCCTCAATCTGGGCAGCATCTGCACCTAGTACAGCGTATACCATCAATCGGGAAGGAAAAGGTCCATCCTGGGCAAATTCATTATTTGAAGATAATGCGGAATTTGGTTTCGGTATGTATCTGGCAGTAAAGCAAATTCGTAATAAGCTGGAAGATAATATGCGTAAACTGAATACCATGAATATCGAAGAGAAGATTAAGGAAGCCTTTCATGATTGGATTCATTACAAGCAGGATGGTAAGGCTTCGGAGGAAGCAAGTAAAAAAGTGCTTGATGTGTTGGAGAATTTTGTTTCTACAGATGTAGAGATAACACAATTAGTACAGGAAATTAAGGATAACCGGGATTACCTGACTAAAAGGTCTGTATGGCTCATAGGTGGAGATGGCTGGGCATATGATATTGGATATGGAGGTCTTGATCATGTTATGGCTTCCGGTGAGGATATCAATGTTCTGGTGTTTGATACAGAGGTATATTCCAATACAGGAGGTCAATCCTCCAAATCTACTCCTACGGGAGCAATTGCTAAATTTGCAGCTTCCGGTAAAAAGCAAGGAAAGAAAGACTTAGGAAGAATGATGATGACTTATGGGAATGTATATGTGGCCCAAGTAGGCATCAATGCAGATAATACACAATTAATAAGGGCTTTTCGAGAAGCAGAAGAGCATCATGGACCTTCTATCATAATTGCCTATGCACCTTGTATTAATCATGGTATAAAGGAAGGTATGGGAAGAAGCATGGCTACCATTAAGAAGGCCGTTCAGTCAGGATATTGGCATCTTTACCGATATAATCCTGGTTTAAAGATTGAGGGTAAGAATCCATTTATACTGGACTCAAAAGAACCTACAGAAAGCTTCCGTGAGTTTATTCTGGGACAGGTTCGTTACAGTGCACTTGAGAAGTCATTCCCGGAACAGGCAGAAGAGCTGTTCCGCCAGAGCGAGCGGTTAGCAAAAGAACGTTACGAAATATACAAGCAAATGGCGGGAGCCGATCCAATCAATATCAATGTTGACTGGGAGACGGTATAG